The Deltaproteobacteria bacterium genome includes a region encoding these proteins:
- a CDS encoding DEAD/DEAH box helicase translates to MHDSTFSLVPAGLGAALQKRGFTSLTPIQEAVLAPELEGRDVRMSSQTGSGKTVALGFLVADLLAGHRPRSAGKRSKKKEPARPVVLMIAPTRELAMQLSDELGWLFASLKVEVGVVTGGRPIPGDLRLLERDPAVLVGTPGRLVDHLQRGRLDLSEVACVAIDEADELLDMGFAEELDALMESVPEERRTHLISATFPPTVKRLADRYQRDAARIEGTPAGAANTDISHRAFVLRPAQRLDALVNLLLLAPEEKTLIFVRTRADAARVSAELAELGFHARGLSGDLGQRERTATLEGFRGRAVSTLVATDVAARGLDVPDVARVVHHDLPENADVLTHRSGRTGRAGKQGVSLAFVAPSSRRKLDRLYHEAGIAFEYADVPGVEAVKEAAHARLRASLGGTEAEAATVALAAELLEGAEPIALVASLLERMGPDGPCHPRAIQQEEWRRPERKGRHERQERPERKRGPGPGRADKHEADYVPFQVSLGRQGGADVARLLAIVCRRGKVTRDEIGAIKLGPRSSRVEVIAHAAAEFEKAAGKIDQRDPRVKIRRWKA, encoded by the coding sequence ATGCACGACTCGACCTTCTCCCTGGTCCCCGCCGGCCTCGGCGCCGCCCTCCAGAAGCGCGGCTTCACCTCTCTGACCCCCATCCAGGAGGCCGTCCTCGCCCCCGAGCTCGAGGGCCGGGACGTCCGGATGTCCTCCCAAACCGGCTCGGGCAAGACCGTGGCCCTGGGCTTCCTGGTCGCCGACCTCCTCGCCGGGCACCGGCCCCGCTCGGCGGGCAAGCGCTCGAAGAAGAAGGAGCCGGCCCGGCCGGTGGTGCTGATGATCGCCCCGACCCGGGAGCTGGCGATGCAGCTCTCCGACGAGCTCGGCTGGCTCTTCGCCTCGCTGAAGGTCGAGGTGGGGGTGGTCACCGGCGGCCGCCCGATCCCCGGAGATCTGCGCCTCCTCGAGCGCGATCCGGCGGTGCTGGTGGGGACGCCCGGCCGGCTCGTGGACCACCTGCAGCGCGGCCGCCTCGATCTGTCGGAGGTGGCCTGCGTGGCCATCGACGAGGCGGACGAGCTCCTCGACATGGGCTTCGCCGAGGAGCTCGACGCCCTGATGGAGTCGGTCCCCGAGGAGCGGCGCACCCACCTGATCTCGGCGACCTTCCCCCCCACGGTGAAGCGCCTCGCCGACCGCTACCAGCGCGACGCCGCCCGGATCGAGGGCACGCCCGCGGGCGCGGCGAACACCGACATCTCGCACCGGGCCTTCGTCCTGCGGCCGGCCCAGCGCCTCGACGCCCTGGTGAACCTCCTGCTCCTCGCCCCGGAGGAGAAGACCCTGATCTTCGTGCGCACCCGGGCCGACGCCGCCCGGGTCTCCGCGGAGCTGGCCGAGCTGGGCTTCCATGCCCGGGGCCTCTCGGGCGACCTGGGGCAGCGCGAGCGCACCGCCACCCTGGAGGGCTTCCGGGGCCGGGCGGTCTCCACCCTCGTGGCCACCGACGTCGCGGCGCGCGGGCTGGACGTGCCCGACGTGGCCCGGGTCGTCCACCACGACCTGCCGGAGAACGCCGACGTGCTCACCCACCGCAGCGGTCGTACCGGCCGGGCAGGCAAGCAGGGGGTCTCCCTGGCCTTCGTGGCCCCGAGCTCGCGCCGCAAGCTCGACCGCCTCTACCACGAGGCGGGGATCGCCTTCGAGTACGCCGACGTCCCCGGCGTCGAGGCGGTGAAGGAGGCGGCTCACGCCCGCCTGCGCGCCTCCCTGGGCGGCACCGAGGCCGAGGCCGCCACCGTGGCCCTCGCCGCCGAGCTCCTCGAGGGCGCCGAGCCCATCGCGCTGGTGGCGAGCCTGCTCGAGCGAATGGGGCCGGACGGGCCCTGCCACCCCCGCGCGATCCAGCAGGAGGAGTGGCGCCGTCCCGAGCGGAAGGGGCGGCACGAGCGGCAGGAGCGGCCGGAGCGCAAGCGGGGCCCCGGCCCGGGCCGGGCGGACAAGCACGAGGCCGACTACGTCCCCTTCCAGGTCTCCCTGGGCCGCCAGGGGGGCGCGGACGTCGCCCGCCTCCTGGCCATCGTCTGCCGCCGGGGGAAGGTCACCCGGGACGAGATCGGGGCCATCAAGCTCGGTCCCCGCTCCTCCCGGGTCGAGGTGATCGCCCACGCCGCCGCCGAGTTCGAGAAGGCGGCCGGCAAGATCGACCAGCGTGATCCCCGGGTGAAGATCCGCCGCTGGAAGGCCTGA
- a CDS encoding bifunctional 5,10-methylenetetrahydrofolate dehydrogenase/5,10-methenyltetrahydrofolate cyclohydrolase, whose amino-acid sequence MKTIDGLAIARNIRRQVKEHIATLDEKPRFAVIQVGENEASSVYVASKLKACRAAGIETVSADLDAKVSQESLIGLIQGFNASPDFHGMLIQLPVPEHISVEAIIEAVDPAKDVDGFHPLNVGRLTVRSSVPYLHPCTPWGIVHMLDTVLPKREGVSGLRGKKVVVLGQSHIVGRPLSVMLQNEGATVTMCDIHTRDLHAEVAGADVLVSATGVKRLVDGALVDAVGRDDLIVVDAGIARDDDGSLCGDVDRAVHERLAAVTPVPGGVGPVTVAFLLRNILKAYCIQKGLPLPAYVSINGEPLA is encoded by the coding sequence ATGAAGACGATCGACGGACTCGCCATCGCCAGGAACATCCGCCGCCAGGTGAAGGAGCACATCGCGACCCTGGACGAGAAGCCGCGCTTCGCGGTCATCCAGGTCGGCGAGAACGAGGCCTCGTCGGTCTACGTCGCCTCCAAGCTCAAGGCCTGCCGGGCCGCCGGGATCGAGACGGTCTCGGCCGATCTCGACGCGAAGGTCTCCCAGGAGAGCCTGATCGGCCTCATCCAGGGCTTCAACGCCTCGCCGGACTTCCACGGGATGCTGATCCAGCTGCCGGTCCCCGAGCACATCAGCGTCGAGGCGATCATCGAGGCGGTGGATCCGGCGAAGGACGTGGACGGCTTCCACCCCCTGAACGTGGGCCGCCTCACCGTCCGCAGCTCCGTCCCCTACCTCCACCCCTGCACCCCCTGGGGGATCGTCCACATGCTCGACACGGTCCTCCCCAAGCGAGAGGGCGTCTCCGGCCTGCGAGGCAAGAAGGTGGTGGTCCTCGGGCAGTCCCACATCGTGGGGCGCCCCCTCTCGGTCATGCTCCAGAACGAGGGGGCGACGGTGACGATGTGCGACATCCACACCCGGGACCTGCACGCCGAGGTGGCCGGGGCCGACGTCCTCGTCTCCGCCACCGGGGTGAAGCGCCTGGTGGACGGAGCGCTGGTGGACGCGGTGGGCCGGGACGACCTCATCGTCGTGGACGCCGGCATCGCCCGCGACGACGACGGCTCCCTCTGCGGGGACGTGGACCGGGCGGTCCACGAGCGGCTGGCGGCGGTCACCCCCGTCCCCGGGGGGGTGGGCCCGGTGACGGTGGCCTTCCTCCTGCGGAACATCCTCAAGGCCTACTGCATCCAGAAGGGCCTGCCCCTGCCGGCCTACGTCTCCATCAACGGCGAGCCCCTCGCCTAG
- a CDS encoding NAD(P)(+) transhydrogenase (Re/Si-specific) subunit beta — MDTQSLVIYGAYLISAAFFILGLKRLGKVRSARGGNTLSGVGMAIAIVAALFEANHTLTLEGQVGIGWTWVAGGAIVGILIGGIAAIRVQMTEMPEMVALFNGSGGVASALVGGSYVFRELLENESAAGLTLADVPGVGGSSAFTVILSILIGMLTLTGSIVAYLKLRGKFDAPILLPGRNFINLLLLFGSIGIGAWAAFGVSDPTTTLWVFIGVAVAASILGVMAVIPIGGADMPVVISLMNSYSGLAACATGFVLNNSLLIVAGALVGASGLILTKIMCVAMNRSLANVLFAGFGATASEADKKDARDYKNVRSADPESAAMILEAAESVIFVPGYGLAVAQAQHACKELGELLKSRGCKVTYAIHPVAGRMPGHMNVLLAEADVPYDELVEMDEINPEFKNTDVVIVAGANDVVNPVALTDPNSPIAGMPILTVHEAKTVFVIKRSLSPGFAQIKNPLFEAPNAMMMFGDAKGMLQGMITELKEALKAA; from the coding sequence ATGGACACCCAGAGCCTCGTCATCTACGGGGCTTACCTCATCTCGGCCGCCTTCTTCATCCTGGGCCTCAAGCGCCTCGGCAAGGTGCGCTCGGCCCGCGGCGGTAACACCCTCTCGGGCGTCGGCATGGCGATCGCCATCGTCGCGGCCCTCTTCGAGGCCAACCACACCCTGACCCTCGAGGGTCAGGTCGGGATCGGCTGGACCTGGGTCGCCGGTGGCGCGATCGTCGGCATCCTCATCGGCGGCATCGCTGCCATCCGGGTGCAGATGACCGAGATGCCGGAGATGGTCGCCCTCTTCAACGGCTCCGGCGGCGTCGCCTCGGCGCTCGTGGGCGGCTCCTACGTCTTCCGGGAGCTCCTGGAGAACGAGTCCGCCGCAGGGCTCACCCTCGCGGACGTCCCGGGCGTGGGCGGCAGCTCGGCCTTCACGGTCATCCTGTCGATCCTCATCGGCATGCTGACGCTGACCGGCTCGATCGTGGCGTACCTCAAGCTGCGCGGGAAGTTCGACGCGCCGATCCTCCTGCCGGGTCGGAACTTCATCAACCTGCTGCTCCTCTTCGGCAGCATCGGCATCGGCGCCTGGGCCGCCTTCGGCGTCTCGGATCCGACGACCACCCTCTGGGTCTTCATCGGCGTGGCCGTGGCCGCCTCGATCCTGGGCGTCATGGCGGTCATCCCGATCGGCGGCGCCGACATGCCGGTGGTCATCTCGCTGATGAACTCCTACTCGGGCCTGGCGGCCTGCGCGACGGGCTTCGTGCTGAACAACAGCCTGCTCATCGTCGCCGGTGCGCTGGTCGGCGCCTCGGGCCTGATCCTCACCAAGATCATGTGCGTGGCGATGAACCGCTCGCTGGCGAACGTGCTCTTCGCCGGCTTCGGTGCCACCGCGAGCGAGGCCGACAAGAAGGACGCCCGTGACTACAAGAACGTGCGCTCCGCCGACCCCGAGTCCGCCGCGATGATCCTCGAGGCCGCCGAGTCCGTGATCTTCGTGCCCGGCTACGGCCTGGCCGTCGCTCAGGCTCAGCACGCCTGCAAGGAGCTCGGTGAGCTGCTCAAGAGCCGCGGCTGCAAGGTCACCTACGCCATCCACCCGGTGGCAGGCCGGATGCCCGGTCACATGAACGTCCTGCTCGCCGAGGCCGACGTGCCCTACGACGAGCTGGTCGAGATGGACGAGATCAACCCCGAGTTCAAGAACACGGACGTCGTCATCGTCGCCGGCGCCAACGACGTCGTGAACCCGGTGGCCCTCACCGACCCCAACAGCCCCATCGCCGGGATGCCCATCCTGACGGTGCACGAGGCCAAGACCGTCTTCGTCATCAAGCGGTCGCTCTCGCCGGGCTTCGCTCAGATCAAGAACCCGCTCTTCGAGGCCCCGAACGCCATGATGATGTTCGGCGACGCGAAGGGGATGCTCCAGGGCATGATCACCGAGCTGAAGGAGGCCCTGAAGGCGGCCTAG
- a CDS encoding protein kinase produces the protein MSVHVGRYQLVKCLARGGMAEIWLAQQRAAGGFEKLVAVKRILPGLADREEFIKMFLDEARLAAQLGHPNIVQIYDLGRTGDTYYIAMEFIHGENLRMITRRAEEAAGVPVPMAVKMISEAAAALHYAHHKTAPDGTPLGVVHRDISPQNLLVSYEGQVKVVDFGIAKAANSLTETRTGVIKGKYPYMSPEQVLARKIDGRSDLFSLGIVLWETLTGKRLYDQPTDFLVMDAIIKKAHPPASSIRDDIPESLDELLAKAMAKRVEDRYESCHAFHQALERWLHQNGQMVGAVEIGAFMKATFPDRLATWSKLLEQRDQADFSSEVLDELSGFMGMTPSSELGTGAPERVLQATRALRPGQRSSDAAAQPERSESLRRRAALSTGPTPETSQPSRPSFQPPNAPAKSRYTDPGVRPPSMLEEAPDAEDEDELVEPPPLAPVSQPKARPLPEPEPEPEDEDEWEDEYEEEDTHFEPVPKGAPPPPEPRREAPAPKPKPKPKPKKAKKPKREKRARVDTDSPLGGRRRSLREVGDRVFEPAATGLGRLLQGALALLTIVGMIWAGQGLVQSAGLKGKEKEIAKGVAADLAQGAGIVTPGVILANSFPSGAEVRVDGKLIGKTPLSQPLQAKGRQAEITLRLKGYLPWRRTVQNPAEGVRIEAQLEPELGPIRKP, from the coding sequence ATGTCGGTTCATGTCGGCCGCTACCAGCTCGTCAAATGCCTCGCCCGGGGCGGGATGGCCGAGATCTGGCTGGCGCAGCAGCGCGCGGCCGGCGGCTTCGAGAAGCTGGTGGCGGTCAAGCGCATCCTCCCGGGCCTCGCCGACCGGGAGGAGTTCATCAAGATGTTCCTGGACGAGGCCCGGCTGGCTGCCCAGCTGGGTCACCCGAACATCGTCCAGATCTACGACCTGGGGCGGACCGGCGACACCTACTACATCGCCATGGAGTTCATCCACGGCGAGAACCTGCGGATGATCACCCGCCGGGCCGAGGAGGCCGCGGGCGTACCGGTGCCCATGGCCGTGAAGATGATCTCCGAGGCCGCCGCCGCCCTCCACTACGCCCACCACAAGACCGCCCCGGACGGCACCCCCCTCGGGGTGGTCCACCGCGACATCTCCCCCCAGAACCTGCTGGTCTCCTACGAGGGGCAGGTGAAGGTCGTGGACTTCGGGATCGCCAAGGCCGCCAACTCGCTGACCGAGACCCGCACCGGCGTCATCAAGGGCAAGTACCCCTACATGTCCCCCGAGCAGGTGCTGGCCCGGAAGATCGACGGCCGCTCGGATCTCTTCTCCCTGGGGATCGTCCTCTGGGAGACCCTGACCGGGAAGCGCCTCTACGATCAGCCCACCGACTTCCTGGTGATGGACGCCATCATCAAGAAGGCCCACCCGCCCGCGTCGAGCATCCGGGACGACATCCCCGAGAGCCTGGACGAGCTGCTGGCGAAGGCGATGGCCAAGCGGGTCGAGGATCGCTACGAGAGCTGCCACGCCTTCCACCAGGCCCTCGAGCGCTGGCTGCACCAGAACGGCCAGATGGTGGGTGCGGTGGAGATCGGCGCCTTCATGAAGGCGACCTTCCCCGACCGGCTGGCCACCTGGAGCAAGCTGCTCGAGCAGCGCGACCAGGCCGACTTCTCCTCGGAGGTCCTCGACGAGCTCTCCGGCTTCATGGGGATGACCCCCTCGAGCGAGCTGGGCACCGGTGCGCCGGAGCGGGTGCTGCAGGCGACCCGCGCCCTGCGCCCGGGCCAGCGCAGCTCGGACGCCGCCGCCCAGCCCGAGCGCTCGGAGTCGCTGCGCCGGCGCGCCGCCCTCTCCACCGGCCCCACGCCCGAGACCTCCCAGCCCTCCCGCCCCAGCTTCCAGCCCCCCAACGCTCCGGCGAAGAGCCGCTACACCGACCCCGGGGTGCGGCCCCCCTCGATGCTCGAGGAGGCCCCGGACGCCGAGGACGAGGACGAGCTCGTCGAGCCCCCGCCCCTGGCGCCGGTCTCCCAGCCGAAGGCCCGCCCCCTCCCCGAGCCCGAGCCGGAGCCCGAGGACGAGGACGAGTGGGAGGACGAGTACGAGGAGGAGGACACCCACTTCGAGCCCGTCCCGAAGGGCGCGCCGCCCCCTCCCGAGCCGCGCCGCGAGGCTCCGGCACCCAAGCCCAAGCCCAAGCCCAAGCCGAAGAAGGCGAAGAAGCCGAAGCGCGAGAAGCGGGCGAGGGTCGACACCGACAGCCCCCTGGGGGGCCGGCGCCGCTCCCTGCGGGAGGTGGGCGACCGGGTCTTCGAGCCCGCCGCCACGGGCCTCGGCCGCCTGCTCCAGGGCGCCCTGGCCCTGCTCACGATCGTCGGGATGATCTGGGCCGGCCAGGGGCTGGTGCAGAGCGCCGGCCTGAAGGGCAAGGAGAAGGAGATCGCCAAGGGGGTCGCCGCCGACCTGGCGCAGGGCGCCGGCATCGTCACCCCCGGGGTGATCCTGGCGAACTCCTTCCCCTCGGGCGCCGAGGTGCGGGTCGACGGCAAGCTCATCGGCAAGACCCCCCTCTCCCAGCCCCTGCAGGCGAAGGGCAGGCAGGCCGAGATCACCCTGCGCCTGAAGGGCTACCTCCCCTGGCGCCGCACCGTGCAGAACCCCGCCGAGGGCGTGCGCATCGAGGCCCAGCTCGAGCCCGAGCTCGGACCCATCAGGAAGCCATGA
- a CDS encoding ceramidase domain-containing protein: MAALNDVPALPEGCPWADWARPNIDWCEEELCAWIVNPADTWSNLPMVAVGIWMIFLFRRHPEPLMRWFGPMLIFLGLSSFAFHGSYTFFFQFFDFVGMFLFIFLPLVLNLRRTDAITPGRARWLYLGGSLLFSALVPLGVAVRFPIQLLVLGLILFVVGQEIWIRLRTTTATNLGLFLWACLFLGAAATLSALDLSRVWCNPTDHLIQGHAFWHILCAVSFTFLAVFYARQPSLGAPADG, from the coding sequence ATGGCTGCGCTGAACGACGTCCCGGCTCTGCCGGAGGGCTGCCCCTGGGCCGACTGGGCCCGCCCGAACATCGACTGGTGCGAGGAGGAGCTCTGCGCCTGGATCGTGAACCCGGCGGACACCTGGTCGAACCTGCCGATGGTGGCGGTGGGGATCTGGATGATCTTCCTCTTCCGCAGGCACCCCGAGCCGCTGATGCGCTGGTTCGGGCCGATGCTGATCTTCCTGGGGCTCTCCTCCTTCGCCTTCCACGGCTCCTACACCTTCTTCTTCCAGTTCTTCGACTTCGTGGGGATGTTCCTCTTCATCTTCCTGCCCCTGGTGCTGAACCTGCGCCGGACGGACGCGATCACGCCCGGTCGAGCCCGCTGGCTCTACCTGGGCGGCTCCCTCCTCTTCTCGGCGCTGGTGCCCCTGGGGGTGGCCGTCCGATTCCCGATCCAGCTGCTGGTCCTCGGCCTCATCCTCTTCGTGGTCGGGCAGGAGATCTGGATCCGGCTGCGGACCACGACCGCGACGAACCTGGGGCTCTTCCTCTGGGCCTGCCTCTTCCTGGGGGCGGCCGCGACCCTCTCGGCCCTGGATCTCTCCCGGGTCTGGTGCAACCCCACCGATCACCTGATCCAGGGGCACGCCTTCTGGCACATCCTCTGCGCGGTCTCGTTCACCTTCCTGGCGGTCTTCTACGCCCGCCAGCCCTCCCTGGGGGCCCCGGCCGATGGATGA
- a CDS encoding NAD(P) transhydrogenase subunit alpha — translation MTGALLISIYVLVLASFLGLELISKVPPTLHTPLMSGSNAISGITIVGALMSATTGHEMVANILGALAIGTAMINVIGGYMVTDRMLGMFGKKK, via the coding sequence ATGACCGGCGCACTACTGATCAGCATCTATGTTCTCGTGCTCGCGTCCTTCCTCGGTCTCGAGCTCATCTCCAAGGTCCCGCCGACGCTGCACACGCCGCTGATGTCGGGCTCGAACGCCATCTCGGGCATCACCATCGTGGGCGCGCTCATGTCGGCCACGACCGGTCACGAGATGGTCGCCAACATCCTTGGTGCGCTGGCCATCGGCACCGCCATGATCAACGTCATCGGCGGCTACATGGTCACGGACCGTATGCTCGGCATGTTCGGAAAGAAGAAGTAG
- the yjgA gene encoding ribosome biogenesis factor YjgA: MDEQDRPEEERGPSRSQRKRDLEAVAELARQLVELPVASLERIPLDAHLREEVDEGRRLHQRGARKRQLKLIAALLREADHEAIQEAYTALSRPAPGERAELKAIERWRERLLAEGAEGDAALTELVETFPAIDVQRLRQLQRTARRPSSEEKGKKAGREIFQLVAEQLRRT, encoded by the coding sequence ATGGATGAGCAGGACCGCCCGGAGGAGGAGCGGGGGCCGAGCCGCTCCCAGCGCAAGCGGGATCTGGAGGCCGTCGCCGAGCTGGCCCGCCAGCTGGTGGAGCTCCCGGTGGCCTCGCTCGAGCGCATCCCGCTGGACGCCCACCTGCGGGAAGAGGTGGACGAGGGGCGGCGCCTGCATCAGCGCGGCGCCCGCAAGCGCCAGCTGAAGCTGATCGCCGCCCTCCTGCGGGAGGCGGATCACGAGGCCATCCAGGAGGCCTACACCGCGCTCTCGAGGCCGGCGCCGGGGGAGCGCGCGGAGCTGAAGGCCATCGAGCGCTGGCGCGAGCGGCTGCTGGCCGAGGGCGCCGAGGGCGACGCCGCGCTCACCGAGCTGGTGGAGACCTTCCCGGCCATCGACGTCCAGCGCCTGCGGCAGCTGCAGCGCACCGCCCGAAGGCCCTCCTCGGAGGAGAAGGGCAAGAAGGCGGGGCGGGAGATCTTCCAGCTCGTCGCCGAGCAGCTCCGCCGGACCTAG
- a CDS encoding Ig-like domain-containing protein — translation MKRSPSLPLAGLLGLSLLLSGCPSFDKKAMENNRPLVSAGEDQSVNGGETVTLSATGTDADQDELTYYWRQTQGPGVTLSEPTAREVTFASPEENTTLVFEVRAFDEFSESPPDLVLVDVRFNRPPVADAGTSWVTPNGTPLRLRGNAIDPDGDAIASWQWTVVSGPTGAVLSSLLTDADTRLPTFRSSVKGDYLLELVVGDGQALSAPVETLVLAENQAPVARGSATASAVDPFRFQLTGSPSSDPDGDAIAGWSWRIASVPSHGTASFDGATDQMTATLQVVGSGNFEVELVVTDPEGAESAPARVRVYANQAPLLSLNGPSFVAGAGKAFPLDASGSVDPEGDPILVTWTRTSGAPLFPDSQVGLRPVILAPSYRDLVDAGDPTSAVYEVVASDGVLESDPQTVTLFAGPSENDAVVVSSAATASDDGGCGTVEQPCETLARGLELITGGGAQGDGRTLLLTTGAFTDTTPQERAWPAGVDLEGGYDPVTFVRTAELTEVTFVQTAPACNNSTWGVTLPSGLAVKWSQIHARHTLPCTNTARLFLCSGCVATFEDCAAGIDAQPFSSYVFVAQSGGNLTLDRVSILTNGGQHADGLWIGGSTLTLRDSSVITNKGISGGRALELATGTAVIERTYLGLIGGAGSTNTSDTILVTGGDLYLRNSVVHHQATTNSALEIRGGTATLESSTVIASSTSAGGLVTQVPVNVANTIFDGGDYGIVLTNVASRGSLLFSNALASDGAALLRCRNSANIADLDQNDPTDLSACNDSGTPWTGNLAGPCPFVDAATADFHLETGLANPCLDAGAATTPLGVIPSDDLDGQSRPRGAGPDIGADEA, via the coding sequence ATGAAAAGGTCGCCCTCGCTCCCCCTCGCCGGCCTCCTCGGCCTCTCCCTCCTGCTCTCCGGCTGCCCGAGCTTCGACAAGAAGGCGATGGAGAACAACCGGCCCCTGGTGAGCGCCGGCGAGGATCAGTCGGTGAACGGCGGTGAGACGGTGACGCTCTCCGCCACCGGCACCGACGCCGACCAGGACGAGCTCACCTACTACTGGCGGCAGACCCAGGGTCCGGGCGTCACCCTCTCCGAGCCCACCGCCCGCGAGGTGACCTTCGCCAGCCCCGAGGAGAACACCACCCTGGTCTTCGAGGTGCGCGCCTTCGACGAGTTCTCCGAGAGCCCCCCGGACCTGGTGCTGGTCGATGTGCGCTTCAACCGCCCGCCGGTGGCTGACGCCGGCACGAGCTGGGTCACGCCCAACGGCACCCCCCTGCGCCTGCGGGGCAACGCCATCGACCCGGACGGGGACGCCATCGCCAGCTGGCAGTGGACGGTCGTCTCGGGCCCCACCGGCGCCGTGCTCTCCAGCCTCCTCACCGACGCCGACACCCGCCTGCCCACCTTCCGCTCCTCGGTGAAGGGCGACTACCTCCTCGAGCTGGTCGTCGGCGACGGCCAGGCCCTCTCCGCGCCGGTGGAGACCCTGGTCCTGGCCGAGAACCAGGCCCCCGTGGCGCGGGGCTCCGCGACCGCCTCCGCCGTCGACCCCTTCCGCTTCCAGCTCACGGGCTCGCCCTCCAGCGACCCCGACGGGGACGCGATCGCCGGCTGGAGCTGGCGCATCGCCAGCGTGCCCTCCCACGGCACCGCCTCCTTCGACGGGGCCACCGATCAGATGACCGCCACCCTGCAGGTGGTGGGCAGCGGCAACTTCGAGGTCGAGCTCGTCGTCACCGACCCCGAGGGCGCCGAGAGCGCCCCGGCCCGGGTCCGGGTCTACGCCAACCAGGCTCCCCTGCTCTCGCTCAACGGCCCGAGCTTCGTCGCCGGCGCGGGCAAGGCCTTCCCCCTCGACGCCTCGGGCAGCGTGGATCCCGAAGGTGATCCGATCCTCGTGACCTGGACCCGCACCAGCGGCGCTCCCCTCTTCCCCGACTCCCAGGTCGGGCTGCGGCCCGTGATCCTCGCGCCCTCCTACCGCGATCTGGTGGACGCCGGCGATCCCACCTCGGCCGTCTACGAGGTGGTGGCCTCGGACGGGGTCCTCGAGTCGGACCCCCAGACCGTCACCCTCTTCGCCGGGCCCTCCGAGAACGACGCGGTGGTGGTCAGCAGCGCCGCCACCGCCTCCGATGACGGAGGCTGCGGCACGGTGGAGCAGCCCTGCGAGACCCTCGCCCGCGGCCTCGAGCTCATCACCGGCGGCGGCGCCCAGGGTGACGGCCGGACCCTCCTGCTCACCACCGGCGCCTTCACCGACACCACGCCCCAGGAGCGGGCCTGGCCGGCCGGGGTCGACCTCGAGGGCGGCTACGATCCGGTGACCTTCGTCCGCACCGCGGAGCTCACCGAGGTGACCTTCGTGCAGACGGCGCCGGCCTGTAACAACAGCACCTGGGGCGTGACCCTGCCCTCCGGCCTGGCCGTGAAGTGGAGCCAGATCCACGCCCGCCACACCCTCCCCTGCACCAACACCGCCCGCCTCTTCCTCTGCTCCGGCTGCGTGGCCACCTTCGAGGACTGCGCCGCGGGCATCGACGCCCAGCCCTTCTCCTCCTACGTCTTCGTGGCGCAGTCCGGCGGCAACCTGACCCTCGACCGGGTCAGCATCCTCACCAACGGCGGCCAGCACGCCGACGGCCTCTGGATCGGCGGCAGCACCCTCACCCTGCGTGACTCGAGCGTGATCACCAACAAGGGCATCTCCGGGGGCCGGGCCCTCGAGCTCGCCACGGGCACGGCCGTCATCGAGCGCACCTACCTCGGGCTCATCGGAGGGGCGGGCTCCACCAACACCTCGGACACCATCCTGGTCACCGGCGGAGACCTCTACCTGCGCAACTCGGTGGTCCACCACCAGGCGACCACCAACAGCGCCCTCGAGATCCGCGGCGGCACCGCGACCCTCGAGAGCAGCACGGTCATCGCCAGCTCCACCTCCGCCGGCGGGCTGGTCACCCAGGTCCCGGTGAACGTGGCCAACACGATCTTCGACGGCGGGGACTACGGGATCGTCCTGACCAACGTGGCCTCCCGCGGGAGCCTGCTCTTCTCCAACGCCCTGGCCTCCGACGGCGCGGCCCTCCTGCGCTGCCGCAACTCGGCGAACATCGCCGATCTCGACCAGAACGATCCGACGGACCTCTCGGCCTGCAACGACTCGGGGACCCCCTGGACCGGCAACCTCGCCGGCCCCTGCCCCTTCGTCGACGCCGCCACGGCCGACTTCCACCTCGAGACCGGCCTCGCCAACCCCTGCCTCGACGCCGGCGCCGCCACCACGCCGCTGGGGGTGATCCCCTCCGACGACCTCGACGGCCAGAGCCGGCCCCGGGGCGCCGGGCCGGACATCGGCGCCGACGAGGCCTGA